AGCGATTCAAAAAGCGCTTTGACTTCCCTACGAAACGCACGGTAGGTTAGAGGCTCGACCCGCAGGCGGCGACCGTCGGGAAGCCGCCGAGCAGCCGGAGAGATGGCGTTTGACCCATTCGAGCCGAGAGAAGAAGCCCGGGGCGTGGCGGACAATGGCGGTGGGGCTCTGGTTTCTCCTGAGCCTGGCGCAGCCCGCGGCCGCGGCACACATGCTGGTCGTGCCCGGAGAACCCATGCCCGACCTGGAGTTCGAGGAGCTCCTGGCGGCGCAGGACTACCCCCGGCTCGGGCTGCCCCAGCGCAGCGGCCCCTTTCGCCTCTCCCAGGTCCCGGGCGAGGTCCTCATCGTGGAGTTCTTCAACAAGTCGTGCGTGCCGTGCCAGCGGCAAGTCCGGCACCTGGAGGCGTTCTACCAGGAGGTGGCCCGGAGCGAGCTGGCCGGGCGCGTGCGGGTGCTTGCCGTCGCCGCCGGAAACCAGGCGAAGTACCTGTACAAGTACCGCGAGTCCCGGGGGCTCACCTATCCGATCGCCGCCGACCCCCAGTTCGACCAATGGCGGCGGCTCGGCGACCCGGGGCGCACCCCGTTCAGCCTGTTCCTGCGAAAGAAGGACGGCCTCTGGACCCTCGTCAACTCCTACTTCGGCGTTCAACTGGAGAGCGAGTTCCACGCCCACACCCGCTTCGCCCTCTCGAGGGAGAGTGTTCCGCACCACCCCCGGGCCGGGGAAAACTCCGAGGCGCCGCACTTTGCCCTCCCGCTGGAGGCCCCGGGCATCCAGGAAGCAGCCCTTCGGCTCCTGGGCCGAGCGGCCGGCACGGAGGTGACCGTCCAGGTGCTCGCCCTGGCCCAGGGCACCTCCGTCTACCGCGCGTTCCGGCAGGGAAGACCCCTCGATCTCTATGCCCGCCTGGCCACCCGGGGGGCGGTGTGCGAGGTCTGCCACGCGGTGCACTTTCTCTTCGCGTTCGACTCCAGGGGCCGGGTCCTCGGCTTCGAGCCCATCCACGTGACCAAGGTGGGAAACGAGGAGTGGGACCTGGAGGACAACCGGTTCTTCGAGGGACGCCTGGCGGGCCGCCCCATGGCGGGGTTGCAGTTCGACCCCGAGATGGACGCGGTGAGCATGGCGACCATGAGCTCCGCCCTGATCTTCGACGAGGTCCGCCGAGCGGCGGACCTCGTGAAGCTTCTGCCCCGCCCTTAGAAACTCCTGAAAGACAGCGCTTCGGAATCGGGCGTCGGGCTGCGGGCGGGCCGGGGGCCTCCCCGGAGGCGGCGCAGGCGGCTGTGGAGCTGCGCTTGCGGATGAGGGATGCCCTTGCCCTCCCCCGCTGGAAGGCCGCGGGCCATTCCCAACCTCACGGGATCCTGCGCCGCCGGAGGGGAGGCCCCCGGTCCGCTCTCGAGGCTCGGCGGTCTGCGGCGAGACCTCCCTGATCCCGGCGGCCCGCGTTCGCCCTCTGCCCGCCCCCTTCGCGCCTTGGCATCCGCCGTCTCCGTGGTACCTTCCCAGCTGCCAGCGCCATCCCGGACGAAGCCTCCGTTCCCCGTGCGGCCCGAGGAGGAGAGCCCCGTGCGAGAGCCCGCGGGGGCCCGCGCCGTTCCCCGATCCGGCGCGCCGCGGCCCCACCCCCGCCAACCGAGGCAGCCCAACTGCCTGGGTCGCTTCGCGGCCTGGGCCGGCGTGTACGCCCTCCTGTGGTGGGCCTTGGCGGACGGAGAGCCGGGTTCCTGGGGAGTCGGCCTTCCGGCGGCGTGTGCCGCCGCTGCCCTGACGCTGGCCCTGGCGCCCCCCCGGGCCGTCCCCTGGAGCCTCAAGGGGGCCGTTGGGTTCCTCCCCTTCTTTCTGTGGCAGTCCCTCCGGGGGGGGATCGACGTAGCCCTGCGTGCCTTTTCCCCCGTCATGCCCCTGGAGCCGGGCTTCGTACACTATCGCTGGAACCTTCCCGAGGGCCCGGCCCGGGTGCTCTTCGCCAACTCCGTGAGCCTTGCCCCCGGTACCTTGAGCGCCCGGGTGGAGGAGGAGGGCCTCACGGTGCACGTGCTCGACCTCTCTCAGCCCACCTGCGTGCGCCTCGCGGCCTTGGAAACCCGAGTCGCGGGGATTTTCGGCTTCTCTTCATCCCATGGGTCCCCTTCGTCCCATAGGTCCCAGGGTGCCCCTGCT
This window of the Thermodesulfobacteriota bacterium genome carries:
- a CDS encoding Na+/H+ antiporter subunit E; this translates as MREPAGARAVPRSGAPRPHPRQPRQPNCLGRFAAWAGVYALLWWALADGEPGSWGVGLPAACAAAALTLALAPPRAVPWSLKGAVGFLPFFLWQSLRGGIDVALRAFSPVMPLEPGFVHYRWNLPEGPARVLFANSVSLAPGTLSARVEEEGLTVHVLDLSQPTCVRLAALETRVAGIFGFSSSHGSPSSHRSQGAPAPRDPEAKRREPPLG
- a CDS encoding TlpA disulfide reductase family protein; this encodes MTHSSREKKPGAWRTMAVGLWFLLSLAQPAAAAHMLVVPGEPMPDLEFEELLAAQDYPRLGLPQRSGPFRLSQVPGEVLIVEFFNKSCVPCQRQVRHLEAFYQEVARSELAGRVRVLAVAAGNQAKYLYKYRESRGLTYPIAADPQFDQWRRLGDPGRTPFSLFLRKKDGLWTLVNSYFGVQLESEFHAHTRFALSRESVPHHPRAGENSEAPHFALPLEAPGIQEAALRLLGRAAGTEVTVQVLALAQGTSVYRAFRQGRPLDLYARLATRGAVCEVCHAVHFLFAFDSRGRVLGFEPIHVTKVGNEEWDLEDNRFFEGRLAGRPMAGLQFDPEMDAVSMATMSSALIFDEVRRAADLVKLLPRP